Proteins encoded by one window of Porphyrobacter sp. YT40:
- a CDS encoding PaaI family thioesterase, translated as MPEALELPAYARSLGIVATGDSEGGMPVLTVDFGPLVEGRPQHFHGGATAGLLENAGYAALRTALVAAGRDPVMKPINITVQYLAAGKSQASFAVGRITRLGRRNANVTVEAWQTDRARPIATAVMNILMV; from the coding sequence ATGCCTGAGGCCTTGGAACTGCCCGCCTATGCCCGCTCGCTCGGGATCGTCGCGACCGGCGACAGCGAGGGCGGGATGCCGGTGCTGACGGTCGATTTCGGCCCGCTGGTCGAAGGCCGCCCGCAGCATTTCCATGGCGGGGCGACCGCGGGCCTGCTCGAGAACGCGGGCTATGCCGCGCTGCGCACCGCGCTGGTGGCGGCGGGGCGCGATCCGGTGATGAAGCCGATCAACATTACCGTCCAGTATCTCGCGGCGGGCAAGTCGCAGGCCAGCTTTGCGGTGGGGCGAATCACCCGGCTGGGCCGGCGCAATGCCAATGTCACCGTGGAAGCCTGGCAGACCGACCGTGCGCGCCCCATCGCCACGGCGGTGATGAACATCCTGATGGTCTGA
- a CDS encoding DUF1428 domain-containing protein, whose protein sequence is MYVQGFVIPVSEGNQDAYRDVAAKFWAIAKDYGALSQIECWEADVKDGHTTDFRRAVQAQGDEKIVFSWMTWPDRATAEASHEKLMADPRMETEFGAPDGSDMPFDGKRMIIGGFEPLFIGEV, encoded by the coding sequence ATGTATGTTCAGGGTTTCGTGATCCCGGTTTCCGAAGGTAACCAGGATGCCTACCGCGATGTCGCGGCCAAGTTCTGGGCAATCGCCAAGGATTACGGCGCGCTTTCGCAGATCGAATGCTGGGAGGCCGACGTGAAGGATGGCCACACCACCGACTTCCGCCGGGCCGTGCAGGCGCAAGGCGACGAGAAGATCGTCTTCTCGTGGATGACCTGGCCCGACCGCGCCACTGCCGAGGCCAGCCACGAAAAGCTGATGGCCGATCCGCGCATGGAAACCGAGTTCGGCGCGCCCGACGGCAGCGACATGCCCTTCGACGGCAAGCGCATGATCATCGGCGGGTTCGAGCCGCTGTTCATCGGGGAGGTCTGA
- the cobS gene encoding cobaltochelatase subunit CobS — protein sequence MTSASKNTVAGDSALPTQPDTTVDVREVFGIDVDWQVPAFSQGSEHVPETDGAYVFDPDTTLAILAGFAHNRRVMVQGYHGTGKSTHIEQVAARLNWPSIRVNLDAHISRIDLVGRDAIVLKDGLQVTEFKEGILPWALQHPVALTFDEYDAGRPDVMFVIQRILEFDGRLTLLDQNRVITPNPWFRLFATTNTVGLGDTSGLYHGTQAINQAQMDRWNIVVALNYLKPEVEQQIVKSKTPEADDKLIADMVKVAELTRQGFINGDISTVMSPRTVITWAQNAAIFKSTGFAFRLSFLNKCDEAERTLVAEYYQRVFGEDLPEGAAKKR from the coding sequence ATGACTTCAGCTTCCAAGAACACTGTCGCCGGCGATAGCGCCTTGCCCACCCAGCCCGACACCACGGTCGATGTCCGCGAGGTCTTCGGCATCGATGTCGACTGGCAGGTGCCCGCTTTCTCGCAAGGCAGCGAGCACGTGCCCGAGACCGACGGCGCCTATGTCTTCGATCCCGACACCACGCTGGCGATTCTCGCAGGCTTTGCCCACAACCGCCGGGTGATGGTGCAGGGCTATCACGGCACCGGCAAGTCGACCCACATCGAACAGGTCGCCGCGCGCCTCAACTGGCCGAGCATCCGCGTGAACCTCGATGCGCATATCAGCCGCATCGATCTGGTCGGGCGCGATGCGATCGTGCTGAAGGACGGGCTTCAGGTCACCGAGTTCAAGGAAGGCATTCTGCCCTGGGCGCTCCAGCACCCGGTGGCGCTGACCTTCGACGAATATGACGCGGGCCGGCCGGACGTGATGTTCGTGATCCAGCGCATCCTCGAATTCGATGGCCGCTTGACGCTGCTCGACCAGAACCGGGTGATTACGCCGAACCCGTGGTTCCGGCTGTTCGCCACCACCAACACCGTGGGCCTTGGCGATACCTCGGGTCTCTATCACGGCACGCAGGCGATCAATCAGGCGCAGATGGACCGCTGGAACATCGTCGTGGCGCTGAACTATCTGAAGCCCGAGGTGGAGCAGCAGATCGTCAAGTCCAAGACCCCCGAGGCCGATGACAAGCTGATCGCCGACATGGTGAAGGTGGCCGAACTCACCCGCCAAGGCTTCATCAACGGCGATATCTCGACCGTGATGAGCCCGCGCACCGTCATCACCTGGGCGCAGAACGCGGCGATCTTCAAGTCGACCGGCTTCGCCTTCCGCCTCTCCTTCCTCAACAAGTGCGACGAGGCGGAGCGCACGCTGGTGGCCGAATACTACCAGCGCGTCTTCGGCGAAGACCTGCCGGAAGGCGCGGCGAAGAAGCGGTAA
- a CDS encoding glutathione S-transferase family protein, translating into MAAFTFYTVAMSRGQMSRWALHEAGADYEQVVFDWATRPAILKSLNPMNKVPTLVHHHGGHDHVVTECAAINHYLAETHPEKGLLPDAHERAAYFRWLFFAAGPLEQAIIGKAMGWEVPEGKQGMAGFGSLDLALDAVESWLKANDFAAGSRFTMADTFFGSQFVWGLRFGTVPERPVFRAYVERITQRPAYAEANAIDAAIIKGAAP; encoded by the coding sequence ATGGCCGCCTTCACCTTCTACACCGTCGCCATGAGCCGCGGGCAGATGTCGCGCTGGGCTTTGCACGAGGCGGGCGCGGATTACGAACAGGTGGTGTTCGACTGGGCAACGCGCCCTGCGATCCTAAAAAGCCTCAACCCGATGAACAAGGTGCCCACCTTGGTACATCATCATGGCGGGCATGATCACGTCGTCACCGAATGCGCGGCGATCAACCACTACCTCGCCGAAACGCATCCCGAAAAAGGGCTGCTTCCCGACGCGCACGAGCGTGCCGCATATTTCCGCTGGCTGTTCTTCGCCGCCGGGCCATTGGAGCAGGCGATCATCGGCAAGGCGATGGGCTGGGAGGTGCCCGAGGGAAAGCAGGGCATGGCCGGTTTCGGCAGCCTCGACCTCGCGCTCGATGCTGTCGAAAGCTGGCTCAAGGCCAACGATTTTGCTGCGGGCAGCCGCTTCACCATGGCCGATACCTTTTTCGGCAGCCAGTTCGTCTGGGGCCTGAGGTTCGGCACGGTGCCCGAACGCCCCGTCTTCCGCGCCTATGTCGAGCGCATCACGCAGCGCCCCGCCTATGCCGAGGCCAATGCCATCGATGCGGCGATCATCAAGGGAGCCGCGCCATGA
- a CDS encoding transglycosylase domain-containing protein, with the protein MALFDRFWKGSRADASDGPGTPAGFFPLYESSRPVDDEDDDDLPRPKVSATPDYETWDARLGEIDEALEGEERRRLRWWQRDYWRARSKWWWTGRGVLAALALFVTLIGWLAITAPLSKSLEPIAPPQVTLLASDGTPIARQGAVVEAPVKVADLPPHVVEAFLAIEDRRFYSHWGIDPRGIARAAWTGYGGGSTITQQLAKFTFLTPEQSVSRKAREALIALWMESWLTKDEILERYLSNAYFGDNQYGLRAASLHYFYRQPEKLRPEQAAMLAGLLQAPSRYAPTKHYDKAKRRMDLVIQSMVDVGYLTEAEARALPDPRIDVRTRDDNLPTGTYFADWALPLAREGMEASYSKQTLTTTLDSRLQALASRIVGRAPLGKAQVALVAMRRNGEVVAMVGGRDYRKSPFNRVTQAKRQPGSTFKTIVYLAALENGWEPDDTIPNTPITQGSYRPKNARERYSDQITLEDAFASSSNVAAVRLFQAVGSEKVIRTARRLGITSPMTEGDPSLALGTSSMTLMELTAAYAGIAANEYPVEPHAFPRGEQSWLEWLTTRTDSMSNGTHEDLEGMLRAAINRGTGRNAVLPIANYGKTGTTQDYRDALFVGYAGDLVVGVWVGNDDNTPLNGITGGSLPARIWADFMRAALKIDAAPAPVAEDTPDPEGPVQPLDVPEGGEIPLGEDGTSLEVDREGMTLRQDGVPIELRLDGGGVVIQPAPAPSAQPPP; encoded by the coding sequence ATGGCGCTGTTTGATCGATTCTGGAAAGGCTCCCGTGCCGATGCCTCCGATGGGCCGGGCACGCCTGCGGGATTCTTCCCGCTGTATGAATCGAGCCGCCCTGTCGATGACGAAGACGACGACGATCTCCCGCGCCCGAAGGTCTCGGCCACGCCCGATTACGAAACCTGGGACGCGCGGCTCGGCGAGATCGACGAGGCACTTGAGGGTGAGGAAAGGCGCCGCCTGCGCTGGTGGCAGCGCGACTACTGGCGCGCGCGCAGCAAGTGGTGGTGGACGGGTCGGGGCGTGCTGGCGGCGCTGGCGCTGTTCGTCACGCTGATCGGCTGGCTGGCGATCACCGCGCCGCTTTCCAAGAGCCTCGAGCCCATCGCGCCGCCGCAGGTGACGCTGCTCGCCAGCGACGGCACGCCCATTGCGCGACAGGGCGCGGTGGTGGAGGCTCCGGTCAAGGTCGCCGACCTGCCGCCGCACGTGGTCGAGGCCTTCCTCGCGATCGAGGACCGGCGGTTCTATTCGCACTGGGGCATCGACCCGCGCGGCATCGCTCGGGCGGCGTGGACGGGTTATGGCGGTGGCTCGACGATCACCCAGCAACTCGCCAAGTTCACCTTCCTCACCCCCGAACAATCCGTCAGCCGCAAGGCGCGCGAAGCGCTGATCGCGCTGTGGATGGAAAGCTGGCTGACCAAGGACGAAATCCTCGAACGCTACCTCTCCAACGCCTATTTCGGCGACAACCAGTACGGGTTGCGCGCTGCGAGCCTGCATTACTTCTACCGCCAGCCCGAAAAACTGCGCCCTGAACAGGCGGCGATGCTGGCGGGGCTGTTGCAGGCGCCCTCACGCTATGCGCCGACCAAGCATTACGACAAGGCGAAGAGGCGGATGGATCTGGTGATCCAGTCGATGGTCGATGTCGGCTATCTGACCGAGGCCGAGGCGCGGGCGCTACCCGATCCGCGCATCGACGTGCGCACCCGCGACGACAATCTGCCGACCGGCACCTATTTCGCCGACTGGGCGCTGCCGCTGGCGCGCGAGGGGATGGAGGCGAGCTATTCGAAGCAGACGCTCACCACCACGCTCGATTCGCGGTTGCAGGCGCTCGCCAGCCGGATCGTCGGCCGCGCGCCGCTGGGCAAGGCGCAGGTGGCGCTGGTGGCGATGCGGCGCAATGGCGAGGTGGTGGCGATGGTGGGCGGGCGCGATTACCGCAAATCGCCCTTCAACCGGGTCACGCAGGCCAAGCGCCAGCCGGGATCGACCTTCAAGACCATCGTCTATCTCGCCGCGCTGGAGAACGGGTGGGAGCCGGACGACACCATCCCCAACACCCCGATCACGCAAGGGTCTTACCGCCCCAAGAACGCGCGGGAACGCTATTCCGACCAGATCACGCTGGAAGATGCCTTCGCCTCTTCGAGCAATGTCGCGGCGGTGCGGCTGTTTCAGGCGGTGGGCAGCGAGAAAGTGATCCGCACCGCGCGGCGGCTGGGCATCACATCGCCGATGACCGAGGGCGACCCGAGCCTTGCGCTCGGCACGTCCTCGATGACGCTGATGGAGCTGACCGCGGCCTATGCCGGGATCGCCGCCAACGAATACCCGGTCGAACCCCACGCCTTCCCGCGCGGCGAGCAGAGCTGGCTCGAATGGCTGACCACCCGCACCGATTCCATGTCGAACGGCACGCACGAGGATCTCGAAGGGATGCTGCGCGCCGCGATCAATCGCGGGACGGGGCGCAATGCCGTGCTGCCGATCGCCAATTACGGCAAGACCGGCACCACGCAGGATTACCGCGACGCGCTGTTCGTGGGCTATGCGGGCGATCTGGTGGTGGGGGTGTGGGTCGGCAATGACGACAACACCCCGCTGAACGGCATCACCGGCGGCAGCCTGCCCGCGAGGATCTGGGCCGATTTCATGCGCGCCGCGCTGAAGATCGACGCCGCGCCCGCACCGGTGGCGGAGGACACGCCCGACCCCGAAGGCCCGGTCCAGCCGCTCGACGTGCCCGAGGGCGGCGAGATTCCTCTGGGTGAAGACGGCACCAGCCTTGAGGTGGACCGCGAAGGCATGACCTTGCGGCAGGACGGCGTGCCGATCGAATTGCGGCTCGACGGGGGCGGGGTGGTGATCCAGCCTGCACCTGCCCCGAGCGCGCAGCCGCCACCGTGA
- a CDS encoding oxygenase MpaB family protein — translation MPDPVESLRLKLVSQVRGVFHDASKGQTPTPPSDDALFARDTPIRQVHADIVGMMTGGVRALLLQMLHPEALQGVLDHSNFREDMHGRLQRTARFIAVTTFGHRDEALKAIARVNRIHAHVGGTLPDGTRYEATNPRTLAWVHVTEAQSFLAGYLRHVRPDMPGHEQDEYYRQFAVIARMLGADPVPETRVEAERIFRELRHDLATSPQAREVAQLVLSQRPKGTPVAVQTMITADAVAMLPDWARQMLRLQRPVLTALPARAATWGMGRTLRWAFRQT, via the coding sequence ATGCCCGATCCGGTCGAATCGCTGCGCCTGAAGCTGGTGTCCCAGGTGCGCGGCGTGTTTCACGATGCGAGCAAGGGCCAGACCCCCACCCCGCCCTCTGACGACGCGCTGTTCGCACGCGATACGCCGATCCGGCAGGTTCACGCCGATATCGTCGGCATGATGACCGGCGGGGTGCGCGCGCTGCTGTTGCAGATGCTCCATCCGGAGGCGCTCCAGGGCGTGCTCGACCATTCCAATTTTCGCGAGGACATGCACGGGCGGTTGCAACGCACCGCGCGGTTCATCGCTGTGACCACCTTCGGCCATCGCGACGAGGCGCTGAAGGCGATCGCGCGCGTCAACCGCATCCACGCGCATGTCGGTGGCACGCTGCCCGATGGCACCCGTTATGAAGCGACCAATCCGAGGACTCTGGCGTGGGTCCACGTGACCGAGGCGCAGAGCTTCCTCGCGGGCTATCTCCGCCACGTCCGCCCCGATATGCCGGGCCACGAGCAGGACGAATACTATCGCCAGTTCGCGGTGATCGCGCGAATGCTGGGCGCTGATCCCGTCCCCGAAACCCGCGTCGAGGCCGAGCGCATTTTTCGCGAGCTGCGCCACGATCTCGCCACCTCACCGCAAGCGCGCGAGGTCGCGCAGCTGGTGCTGAGCCAGCGGCCCAAGGGCACGCCGGTCGCGGTGCAGACCATGATCACCGCCGATGCCGTCGCGATGCTGCCCGATTGGGCGCGGCAGATGCTGCGGTTGCAACGCCCGGTGCTGACCGCCCTCCCGGCCCGCGCGGCGACCTGGGGCATGGGCCGGACATTGCGCTGGGCGTTCCGGCAGACCTAG
- a CDS encoding winged helix-turn-helix transcriptional regulator, producing the protein MKLPKETTAAHGRWYADACGTAFGLELLGERWAMLIVRELMLGGRRFSDLRTSLPGISAKVLTERLAGLEASGVLTRRQLPPPAATQVYELTEWGYRAEPLLQELGRWAALSPDHDPTLPMSAVSMMLSLRTMIDPARAGDRKAWIGFDIAGETFLARLKDGQLPIARRPLADPDFAFTARDAQVLVALFYGKVAPEALEKDGALAISGERAAALDFVSLFDIPKL; encoded by the coding sequence ATGAAGTTACCAAAGGAAACTACAGCGGCGCATGGTCGATGGTATGCCGACGCCTGCGGCACAGCCTTCGGGCTTGAGCTGCTCGGCGAGCGCTGGGCGATGCTGATCGTGCGCGAGCTGATGCTGGGCGGGCGGCGCTTTTCGGATCTGCGCACCAGCCTCCCCGGCATCAGCGCCAAGGTGCTGACCGAGCGGCTGGCGGGGCTGGAGGCGAGCGGCGTGCTCACCCGCCGCCAGCTGCCGCCCCCGGCCGCGACGCAGGTCTACGAACTCACCGAATGGGGCTATCGCGCCGAGCCGCTGTTGCAGGAATTGGGGCGCTGGGCGGCGCTCTCGCCGGATCACGATCCGACGCTGCCGATGTCGGCGGTGTCGATGATGCTGTCGTTGCGCACGATGATCGATCCCGCCCGCGCGGGCGACCGGAAGGCGTGGATCGGCTTCGACATTGCCGGCGAGACCTTCCTCGCGCGGCTCAAGGACGGGCAATTGCCGATCGCGCGCCGCCCGCTAGCGGACCCGGACTTCGCCTTCACTGCGCGCGATGCGCAGGTGCTGGTGGCGCTGTTCTACGGCAAGGTCGCGCCAGAGGCCCTTGAAAAGGACGGCGCGCTGGCGATCAGCGGCGAACGGGCGGCGGCGCTCGATTTCGTCAGCCTGTTCGACATTCCCAAGCTCTAG